The Miscanthus floridulus cultivar M001 unplaced genomic scaffold, ASM1932011v1 fs_56_1_2, whole genome shotgun sequence sequence CAGGAGGCAGGTAGCAGTCGCGAACTCGCGATGGCAAGCATGTGTCAGGACACCGACGCTTCACTGGCCGCCACGTCAATCCACTTTGTGCGAGTGCATCATGCAACCAATCATCAGTCAGCCGatgctgagttttttttttttttttttttgaggagatGCTGATGCTGAGCTGAAACTGAAACGGACGCCGCCCGCGCGCGCTCTCTGTTCCTGAATCACTGATCGGCGTGGTCCGGGAAGGGGAAGATGGGCCACATCCGTGCGCCTGGTGGATCAGACGACTACATGGCACCAGCCCATCTCGTGGAAGCCCAAAGAGAGGGAGACGACGAACCGATTTTTATTTTAGGTGGGCTTACAAAGTGACCAAAGGCCCAAACCACAAACAGCCCAACGGGACGGGCAAGCAAGCCTACCTGCAATAAGACATATATAACGACGGGCAACGCAGCCTGCGGGAACCCTACCCATCCCCCGCCGCCGCCAGTCCTCACCCTCTGCCAAACCCTACCcatcccccgccgccgccgagcaagcagcagcagcagccatgccGCCGAAGCTCGACCCGTCGCAGGTGGTGGAGGTGTTCGTCCGCGTGACGGGCGGGGAGGTGGGCGCGGCGTCGTCGCTGGCGCCCAAgatcggcccgctcggcctgtcCCCGAAGAAGATCGGCGAGGACATCGCCAAGGAGACGGCCAAGGACTGGAAGGGCCTCCGCGTCACCGTCAAGCTCACCGTCCAGAACAGGCAGGCCAAGGTCTCCGTCGTGCCCTCCGCCGCCGCGCTCGTCATCAAGGCGCTTAAGGAGCCTGAGAGGGACAGGAAGAAGGTCAAGAACATTAAGCACAGCGGCAACATCAGCCTCGATGACGTCGTCGAGATCGCCAAGACCATGAGGCCGAGGTCCATGGCCAAGGAGATGGCCGGCACCGTCAAGGAGATCCTCGGCACCTGCGTCAGCGTCGGCTGCACCGTCGACGGCAAGGACCCCAAGGACCTGCAACAGGAGATTGATGACGGCGAGGTCGAGATCCCATCCGCTTAAAGGTGAAATTCATTCATCCTCTCTTATTATTATACTACTACGGTTTGCTCGTGCTCGGATTGCACCAAAATTAGATTTGGCCGATGCTACTGTTATTGTTTTGTTTGGTGCGCGTCATGGGAAGCTAAATGTTAGTATATACTGTATTGATGTGTGTTTAGCCTCTGCAGTTGTGTCAATCATTGCTAGAAAGTTTACCCTGGTCTGTTGTGCTTCTACTGTTCTGTTATTGAGAAGCTCCTAATTACAACCATCTGTTTCTTTATGCTGTTGAGTGTTGGTCTAGCACTATTTGTTCTAAATGTTTGCTTCATTGAGGTCCAGATGTTTATTAAGTTATTATTTATTCATTTAGTTGATCATTATGGTTCATTTGTTCGGTCAATAGTGGGAATTAATGGTTTTGTGCTTCAGTTTGAATGTTGATGGATTGTATACCTGCCAATTTAGCCAAGATTTGTCATCGGTAGATTTGTCGTCCTGCCGAATATTCAGTCTGAACCACATTGCTTGTTCTATCATGAGATTCAACATTGGTTGATGTTGAATGATCATTACCACTAACCACTTACTAGTGCTGTTCTTTCCTCAAATAATGAGGAAATCCACTGCATATATGCATGTCTTTCATTCATTTCTTGTCTATGCAGACTAGGCATCAAAGGAGACTACCATTGGTGCTGCTGAAGTGGTGTCGTTCTGCATGCTGCTGATGTACCTTGCCAAGCAATGTGATTCCATCTATTTTGTCTAGGTATGTTAGTGTTATGTTGTGAGAGACCTCAATGTTACTACCGTATCTTTGTTGAATGGAGAGTTTTAAGCACTTTATTAATCGTACCTTGTGCCCAGCGGAAGTTTCATCTTCCTTTTTGaccttttttatttgaagttagaGCTTCAACTGGGGAAGTGGAAGATGGAATGGAACAGCCTCTGGTGATTGTGGTCTTTCTCATAAAAGGAAAGCAGCTTCCTGATCGTCCTTTTGTGCTTAGCTTTGCCATCGTAACAACAATGTTCTTTCTCAAAAACTGACGACTGGTTTCACGAGCCAACTCCAAAGAACTGCTACAGCCACCTATTTTGGTTTTCTGGCTGAAACTACTTTTGATTTTGTTGCAACATTTGCTTCTGAACATGTCTGAATATAAAAAACCCAGCTGAACTTGTCTTAGGCTAAAGGCCCCAACTCAAAAATCAACATAATATACCTAACTCTGAAATGGGCAAACTAGTGCAACTCGGCTCTAAAATTGAGGCTACTACTTTTGGTTTGAGGACTCACTTATTTTGAGTGTCTAATTTTGTAGCATCAACTAGCAATGACTTTAAAATCACGGGCTAATTGAGCCTACTATTTCTCTCTATTTGCACACATAATCTATTTAATCTCTCTATTTGGCACTACATAATTTCAGACTGAAAAATTAGTAGGTCATATAAATGGCTAATGTTGAAATATATGAAATCAAACATGATAATTCTAATTCAACTTGAAATTTTAAAATATCAAACAAAGTCGGGTAGTTAAGACTGTCGCCAACAACCGCGAACCAAAATACAAggcctttgttcttgtggagggcgaactctacaagtggagccacaccgagatcctatagcgctgcatccccatcgaacaggggaagcgtttgctgagagatatccacggtggggtctgcgggcaccacgccgCGCCTAGATCCTTGGctggaaatgcattccgacagggcttctactggcccactgtagtagccgacACCAAGCAGATcgtgcgcacctgcgaagggtgttagtaatacgctcggcaaactcacctctcaGCCCAAGCACTTCAGATGATCCTGATCACGTGGCCCTTTGTGGTCTGGGGGTTCGATCTAGTTGGACCTCTAAAGAAGGTGCCtagaggctacacccacttgcttgtcaccatagacaagtttacaaagtggatagaagttcggtcgatctccatgatcaaattcgagcaagccgtgctgttcttcctcgacatcgtccatcgctttggagtcccaaactccatcacgGACAACAGCACTCAATTCATCAaaaaaagttcctttgattctgcgatgaataccacatccgggtcgattgggccgtCATCGTGCACCCCTAAACAAACGGGTAGGTCAAGCGCGCAAACGACATGGTTCTACAGGGCCTctagcctaggatcttcaaccggttgagcAAATTCGGCGCACGGTGGGTCGTCGAGCTCCccgtggtgctctggagcctaaggacaaccctagTCGAGCCACTGgttacacgcctttcttcatggtctatggttctgaggccgtcctcccaaccgacctcgactatggagtaccaagaatcagagcatacgatgaacagggagccaagacATCCcacgaagacgccatggaccagctagacgaagctcgTGATGTCACCCTCctctcggccaagtaccagcatgcGCTGTGATGGTACCATGGCCGACGGGTGCgagaccgagccttcaacgtcggggacctggttctCCGTCTCGTGcggagcaacaaggaccgccacaagctctctccgccctGGGAGGGGTTGTACGTTATCGCGGAAGTACTTCGGCcaagcgcctacaagttgaaaaccatcgacaacgaggtcttcaccaatgcctggaacattgagcagctatgtcgtttttacaccctaaataaatgcatactttctcttatcagttttgtcattaaaatccctgatcttttgtgacatccgacccctgcaagtgcgaggggtcgggcctcactcgggagcTGGTATGAGTACATTTATCCTACGACATTCTCTGTGCCTGCCCTCCTTTCTCACGATAAATCCTAAGAGCTAGAAGtttgggaacaagctctgagtaaaactgggcgAACTACGTGGCACCTACGCCCCACCGGCTATAGTCTCTTTGCTCTCCAGCGTAATCAGAATTGACTCACCCGCACTCTGAGCTTTTGCGACCTTAACCACAGAAAGGGTCGGGATACGCTAAACCTTTTTTACACAAAAAGGGGAGAACAAATAAGAAGCTATTTGCTGAAACGAAATATTGAAAGTTTgtccatttgttacaagtttCTCCGCGCTGGCTTTTTTGCTTAACTAAATTCCTATGTGGGATGTCCGCATCCTTTATATCCGTAGGAAATTATTGTTTCAGTAGGTAGCCCGAATCGGTCGAACGGCACGGACATTGCTGGGAAACGGATGGGACGAGCTtccccttacaaagtgatttcatcacgaaaagtgactgatgtattcatgaaaacaaaaaactattcacatgggggcttccccacaacttAAATGGTTACATCTGCTgaccacttctactctaaatactactacggccgccgcaccacgctctccattgacaacgtcctaccgctccgcgggatccctgagggtgccgccgtctgcaatgtcgagcaccatgtcggtgaccgtggtgtctttGCTAGGATgaccagggactatgccatcgtgattagccgcaaccctgacaacggcacctCGAGACAAGGCAGCTCTTGGACGGGGATGCCGCCCATTGAAGTACAACCACCATGGCTGGTGGATGTCTctaacatctcatcaaactttatgaaccggCCGCCCTGATCGGTGTAGCCCTGGGCGGCTTCCCCATCGACAAGGCTCGCCTAGAGAAGATTCGTCGGAAGAAGCCTACTGTTGGGTTAaaaaacccagggtccctcacggaccggcttcccaacaaaggctcggcccaagtagACAACATGCAACTCATGGGTCAGCCCAAGTATcggaacaacaggccagaagggcgatccaatcatcgACTGGAAGGCTTgcccgaggaggaacgacgcccgtttTCTGTCTCCGGCCCTCCTCTCCGACCGAAGCGCTCACTTCGatctccagcccacctccggacgacctctccgaccgaaaggcctggccgagacactacttccgactctgaccccgcatCTCCGACCGAGGTACGCAAGAACCTTgcccactgctcttctccgactagcgcaaccagagccgactgggagcgaccgaccggggacgcccgcctgGGAACGACTATGGaatgaacggagaaagcaaggcaaggcacacAAGTCGAACCacgataccaaggaccataccctatacacctacagaaacagtactctgcaaccgccctgacataaacagtgttgtaggcaccgatattttttctatagtattgtgggcgccattaactcccatacagtaaggctcccccacatgcctttgggcatcgacagtcttgtgggcgtcgacatttaccgtaccgagtgaacatggtaaaacccctcacatgcctctaggcatcaacagtatagcaggtatcgacatctgccatacccgaacaaaatgacgtagcctcccacgtgcatccgacatccgacagtgttgtgggcgcctaccatcattctGTACCCGCCAGTGTGGGAagcaaggtttagaagcatacatactctcttcctctcacttgtaaggccatccccttcatctataaaagggatgcactctctcccaagaaTCCAAGTTAATCCAGGTCGATTCAAGTgcttctagattcattagatcgatcaagttcactagctcacaaccacagaaccgccaggttcagacctcaagcacatgcttgaacacttagctcatagcggagctcctgtcgctcttggccctttcgactggagccgaccggacctcttgtaccccccatctttctccttctcgtttgtaacccgactgcaaacttcgagcacctgggctcaggaataaattcATCGACCGACTCCAACTGGACATAGGGcgcgttgcctgaaccaatataatccctgtgtcattgagtgctaggccatctccaatcacaacgtacgacaaaactacaaatatttacttgttggtcactttctgcaccgacagttggtgccgttCGTGGGGAagatgtacgttcaacactttttggtcattagctggcccacttttctgccacccttACTATGGTAGGCTCAGGTGatatgattcgctttggctcactcgAGTTTCCCGCTCTCCCACCGGTttggatgtgggttccacctgtcttcgagccatcctaggccttcgtcttcggaagcctagacttcgtcgccgaccggcttggcatactacacctccgcgaggaggctctcGTTCTAGCGCCCAtcgaaggggcgccctccatcagcttagggacgcacgacgacttcaacgacgtggcatctgcgcttcattccgagcaaactctctgctcaaaccccgttgtgagtaatatgcatattgttatttactctctatttactatctcccgccgattatccagagggaccatATTTACCGCACCACGAACActatacgatcggttcccctacggcctcgcgtcccccgtGAACGTGTGCGCTCGAGGGCTCCGAGGGATGCTGtcgccatcccccctcacattCGAATAAGTGggaatggcaagctatgctcctacctctttccacgaactcccagatgacgagggtgagagtgacggctccagcatcggtgacgtggcacctagACACCGtctgtcccgggagtgcgctatggcggacgctctgggacagccacTGGTCATTGCGGAGTctgcgcaaactcacacccctccggacctacgtgcgggggccctcgcgttTGCGTAAGGGCACGTTGCGGAACTATGACAATAGCAGTAGAGCCAGCCACCGCCTACGCTGGCAAGCTCGGTGCAGcacattgcgccccatgcgcataacccagcgggcggcgcccggggtcacgcccgccaggtccaacacgacatcatgaacatcgcagttgcagcaatgcttctgcgtggtgttcccgagcccgtcgacccctagaAGCGAGCGGTCTACCGAAACCtctaggttctagtagaagccataGTCGTACAACAagcggaaagctccgcatcgcgacTCCAACACGCGCCCTCTCTACCCACCAAGGGAGC is a genomic window containing:
- the LOC136532283 gene encoding large ribosomal subunit protein uL11z, whose protein sequence is MPPKLDPSQVVEVFVRVTGGEVGAASSLAPKIGPLGLSPKKIGEDIAKETAKDWKGLRVTVKLTVQNRQAKVSVVPSAAALVIKALKEPERDRKKVKNIKHSGNISLDDVVEIAKTMRPRSMAKEMAGTVKEILGTCVSVGCTVDGKDPKDLQQEIDDGEVEIPSA